The following coding sequences are from one Ooceraea biroi isolate clonal line C1 chromosome 5, Obir_v5.4, whole genome shotgun sequence window:
- the LOC105287024 gene encoding uncharacterized protein LOC105287024 isoform X1: MSLYHGAKWKMTHLALLLRRLPLALAVIAICTTIAGSSSSRERRHVEESSHRSGKQYASESWGSGKLSTTNNEITAEPGRKVSHRLVGGHLRLDTKPQDDGDSLWDDGILMSAAGDGKEGKSTRGGGDDEDEKKTLSQQVKEGKYGLIQNEIYGDRPKRPGIISYAGNPEVPKDTIDNLGGLDEDEIWLAENHVLVLRGGKFPEHGSEQDGQRPSDNARWPPIDDYKAPRRQVKIPARPKIPPPFPVQLMEDGPIQIIGPNGTTEDIGNGTLDYSTDPFYTKGLLPGEGPFFPIAPNGTILTPDYGVPPRNFTIEEKSRGNNEHKGLRPEFRPPEGPPDGPPPFYHSIPPGAVFVPPPPPPSNLSDYDEEDQSIYYPPPYSFHYPRDNTTAVPPGPLVPGIILPPPPDFFSSLDEKKTTKKYTKRPTTTTPRPRPTYLPPRKLTTKQYKNPSDTPIPTIKTISTSISMKVSFGRTTKNATDSFTSKEKTPTVEVTTVTSKKPHTLENTEIYTISPVIGNQVSEATTQHKDWSTLVTNKVPVLAYYPSTTPSSLERPVEVTPASIKSIITTSQPGDGRSGNHASYYFYEESSDENSGRTADPSTVYHETTTKSPYYNVETSRSQQTSEKKKHYYNVETVAPVKTSSDYKMKLIDNIVKNSHTFHYTDDAGVTPSKHTDSTLQDQNQPMLADEAPVYYQPARPNHSLYYTTPKPQTYYRQNTKPKPIYQYSFQVADYSKRGGGRGTSYHEEQLQLRQQQQDVSYGESYQDVQSGTLGTRQYAYEDISSPRGHQQPPPLKRIPYSKAQHRPLVYPTSATTRYPIADTTTANPQHAYFTQQDERLLDDVTKEYFTIFGKKLPDTRIPSTTPIYGKSSSTTEKPLNTYVSTNIYKTGQSVTHKAPNVKVRYGDQSQRPYSLKDDTLVNYRRPLPPINPDSEFIEVIEPKPRPHQSPASLSDYELRTENYRLRNPTSRYAVHGTVQPTGHTNNFVPVVGSREELEDVGEPVSLLDDIEVNYREPRPAVNPDAEFIDPVTVQDNHSDNPNAYFAYRLPGDVGHFYFLTPQAVTQRQDDGYIYPKPRGPRLRRRRRGDA; encoded by the coding sequence ATGACGCATCTCGCATTGCTTTTGCGGAGGCTACCACTAGCTCTAGCAGTGATAGCGATATGCACGACGATAGCGGGATCGTCGTCGAGCCGCGAGAGGAGACACGTCGAGGAATCTAGTCATCGCTCGGGCAAGCAATACGCATCGGAAAGCTGGGGCAGCGGGAAACTGTCGACGACGAACAACGAGATCACCGCGGAACCCGGAAGAAAAGTATCTCACCGACTGGTCGGAGGTCACCTGAGACTCGACACGAAACCCCAAGACGATGGCGACTCGTTGTGGGATGACGGAATTCTCATGTCAGCGGCCGGTGACGGCAAGGAGGGGAAAAGCactcgcggcggcggcgacgacgaggacgagaagaAAACGCTCTCTCAGCAGGTCAAGGAGGGCAAGTACGGCCTCATACAGAACGAGATTTACGGCGATCGGCCGAAACGGCCTGGCATTATCAGCTACGCCGGCAATCCCGAAGTGCCAAAGGACACGATCGACAATCTGGGTGGTCTCGACGAGGACGAGATCTGGCTGGCCGAGAATCACGTGCTGGTGCTGAGGGGCGGGAAGTTTCCTGAACACGGAAGCGAGCAGGACGGTCAACGGCCGAGCGATAACGCGAGGTGGCCTCCCATCGACGATTACAAGGCGCCCAGACGACAGGTCAAGATCCCGGCGCGGCCGAAGATACCGCCGCCCTTTCCAGTACAACTCATGGAGGACGGACCGATACAGATCATTGGCCCAAATGGCACCACGGAGGACATCGGTAACGGCACGCTCGACTATAGCACCGATCCCTTTTACACGAAGGGATTACTACCGGGGGAGGGTCCGTTCTTTCCAATCGCGCCGAACGGCACGATACTCACCCCGGACTATGGCGTTCCCCCGCGAAACTTTACTATCGAGGAGAAGTCGCGCGGCAACAACGAGCACAAAGGACTAAGACCCGAATTCCGTCCACCCGAGGGCCCACCAGACGGTCCGCCGCCGTTTTATCACTCGATACCACCCGGCGCGGTGTTCgtgccaccaccgccaccgccgagCAATCTGTCAGACTACGACGAGGAGGATCAGTCAATTTACTATCCGCCGCCGTACAGCTTCCACTATCCGCGAGACAATACAACCGCCGTGCCACCGGGACCGCTAGTGCCCGGCATCATACTACCACCGCCGCCGGACTTCTTCTCCTCCCTGGACGAGAAGAAGACCACGAAGAAGTACACAAAGCGACCGACGACGACTACACCGAGACCGCGGCCGACTTACCTACCGCCGAGGAAACTCACGACCAAGCAGTACAAGAACCCATCCGACACACCGATTCCGACGATTAAGACAATCTCCACGTCGATCAGTATGAAGGTCTCTTTCGGTCGTACGACTAAGAACGCTACAGACAGTTTCACGTCTAAGGAGAAAACGCCCACTGTAGAGGTGACGACAGTGACGTCCAAGAAACCGCACACTCTCGAGAACACAGAGATATACACCATCAGCCCCGTGATCGGCAATCAAGTGTCCGAGGCGACGACCCAACACAAGGACTGGTCCACCCTGGTGACCAACAAGGTACCGGTTCTCGCGTATTATCCGTCGACCACGCCGTCATCGCTGGAACGACCGGTGGAAGTGACGCCGGCCTCCATAAAGAGCATCATCACTACCAGTCAACCCGGTGATGGTCGCTCAGGCAATCACGCGTCCTACTACTTTTACGAGGAATCGAGCGACGAAAATTCGGGTCGCACAGCGGACCCGTCAACCGTTTACCACGAGACCACTACCAAGTCGCCGTATTACAACGTTGAAACGTCGCGATCACAGCAAACttctgagaagaaaaagcaTTACTACAATGTCGAGACGGTCGCACCGGTCAAAACATCGAGTGACTATAAGATGAAGCTGATCGACAACATCGTCAAGAACTCGCATACGTTCCACTACACCGATGATGCGGGAGTAACGCCATCGAAACACACGGACAGTACTTTGCAAGACCAGAATCAGCCCATGCTGGCCGACGAAGCGCCCGTGTACTATCAGCCCGCGCGCCCGAACCATTCGTTGTACTACACAACCCCGAAGCCGCAGACGTACTACCGACAGAACACGAAACCTAAGCCAATCTATCAATACAGCTTCCAGGTAGCGGATTACTCGAAACGTGGCGGTGGCCGCGGGACATCGTATCACGAGGAACAACTGCAGCTGCGGCAGCAACAGCAAGATGTGTCATACGGTGAATCGTACCAAGATGTTCAATCCGGTACTCTCGGTACTCGGCAATATGCCTACGAGGATATCAGCTCGCCGCGAGGACATCAGCAACCACCGCCGTTGAAACGCATACCGTACAGTAAGGCGCAACATCGACCACTCGTTTATCCTACGAGTGCTACCACGAGATATCCAATCGCGGACACAACAACGGCGAATCCGCAGCACGCCTACTTCACGCAGCAGGACGAGAGACTACTGGACGACGTAACAAAGGAGTACTTCACGATTTTCGGCAAGAAACTGCCGGACACGAGGATACCGAGTACGACTCCGATTTATGGGAAATCGAGCAGTACTACGGAGAAACCCTTGAACACTTACGTGTCTACAAACATCTACAAGACTGGTCAGTCGGTGACCCACAAGGCACCCAACGTGAAGGTACGCTATGGCGATCAATCGCAACGACCGTATTCCCTGAAAGACGACACTTTGGTGAACTATCGAAGACCCTTGCCGCCGATTAATCCAGATAGCGAGTTCATCGAGGTGATCGAGCCGAAACCTCGGCCACACCAATCTCCCGCTTCGTTATCCGACTACGAGTTGCGGACGGAGAACTACCGATTGCGGAATCCGACTTCTCGTTACGCAGTGCATGGAACGGTACAGCCGACTGGGCACACGAACAATTTCGTACCAGTGGTTGGGTCGAGAGAAGAACTGGAGGATGTTGGGGAGCCCGTGTCGCTGCTGGACGACATCGAGGTCAACTATAGGGAGCCGCGTCCCGCCGTGAACCCCGACGCGGAATTCATCGATCCCGTCACCGTGCAGGACAATCATTCGGACAATCCGAACGCGTACTTCGCGTACCGGCTACCCGGAGACGTCGGCCACTTCTACTTCCTGACGCCGCAGGCGGTCACGCAACGGCAGGACGACGGTTACATCTATCCAAAGCCGCGGGGACCGAGATTACGGAGGCGGCGTCGAGGTGACGCCTGA
- the LOC105287024 gene encoding uncharacterized protein LOC105287024 isoform X2 produces the protein MTHLALLLRRLPLALAVIAICTTIAGSSSSRERRHVEESSHRSGKQYASESWGSGKLSTTNNEITAEPGRKVSHRLVGGHLRLDTKPQDDGDSLWDDGILMSAAGDGKEGKSTRGGGDDEDEKKTLSQQVKEGKYGLIQNEIYGDRPKRPGIISYAGNPEVPKDTIDNLGGLDEDEIWLAENHVLVLRGGKFPEHGSEQDGQRPSDNARWPPIDDYKAPRRQVKIPARPKIPPPFPVQLMEDGPIQIIGPNGTTEDIGNGTLDYSTDPFYTKGLLPGEGPFFPIAPNGTILTPDYGVPPRNFTIEEKSRGNNEHKGLRPEFRPPEGPPDGPPPFYHSIPPGAVFVPPPPPPSNLSDYDEEDQSIYYPPPYSFHYPRDNTTAVPPGPLVPGIILPPPPDFFSSLDEKKTTKKYTKRPTTTTPRPRPTYLPPRKLTTKQYKNPSDTPIPTIKTISTSISMKVSFGRTTKNATDSFTSKEKTPTVEVTTVTSKKPHTLENTEIYTISPVIGNQVSEATTQHKDWSTLVTNKVPVLAYYPSTTPSSLERPVEVTPASIKSIITTSQPGDGRSGNHASYYFYEESSDENSGRTADPSTVYHETTTKSPYYNVETSRSQQTSEKKKHYYNVETVAPVKTSSDYKMKLIDNIVKNSHTFHYTDDAGVTPSKHTDSTLQDQNQPMLADEAPVYYQPARPNHSLYYTTPKPQTYYRQNTKPKPIYQYSFQVADYSKRGGGRGTSYHEEQLQLRQQQQDVSYGESYQDVQSGTLGTRQYAYEDISSPRGHQQPPPLKRIPYSKAQHRPLVYPTSATTRYPIADTTTANPQHAYFTQQDERLLDDVTKEYFTIFGKKLPDTRIPSTTPIYGKSSSTTEKPLNTYVSTNIYKTGQSVTHKAPNVKVRYGDQSQRPYSLKDDTLVNYRRPLPPINPDSEFIEVIEPKPRPHQSPASLSDYELRTENYRLRNPTSRYAVHGTVQPTGHTNNFVPVVGSREELEDVGEPVSLLDDIEVNYREPRPAVNPDAEFIDPVTVQDNHSDNPNAYFAYRLPGDVGHFYFLTPQAVTQRQDDGYIYPKPRGPRLRRRRRGDA, from the coding sequence ATGACGCATCTCGCATTGCTTTTGCGGAGGCTACCACTAGCTCTAGCAGTGATAGCGATATGCACGACGATAGCGGGATCGTCGTCGAGCCGCGAGAGGAGACACGTCGAGGAATCTAGTCATCGCTCGGGCAAGCAATACGCATCGGAAAGCTGGGGCAGCGGGAAACTGTCGACGACGAACAACGAGATCACCGCGGAACCCGGAAGAAAAGTATCTCACCGACTGGTCGGAGGTCACCTGAGACTCGACACGAAACCCCAAGACGATGGCGACTCGTTGTGGGATGACGGAATTCTCATGTCAGCGGCCGGTGACGGCAAGGAGGGGAAAAGCactcgcggcggcggcgacgacgaggacgagaagaAAACGCTCTCTCAGCAGGTCAAGGAGGGCAAGTACGGCCTCATACAGAACGAGATTTACGGCGATCGGCCGAAACGGCCTGGCATTATCAGCTACGCCGGCAATCCCGAAGTGCCAAAGGACACGATCGACAATCTGGGTGGTCTCGACGAGGACGAGATCTGGCTGGCCGAGAATCACGTGCTGGTGCTGAGGGGCGGGAAGTTTCCTGAACACGGAAGCGAGCAGGACGGTCAACGGCCGAGCGATAACGCGAGGTGGCCTCCCATCGACGATTACAAGGCGCCCAGACGACAGGTCAAGATCCCGGCGCGGCCGAAGATACCGCCGCCCTTTCCAGTACAACTCATGGAGGACGGACCGATACAGATCATTGGCCCAAATGGCACCACGGAGGACATCGGTAACGGCACGCTCGACTATAGCACCGATCCCTTTTACACGAAGGGATTACTACCGGGGGAGGGTCCGTTCTTTCCAATCGCGCCGAACGGCACGATACTCACCCCGGACTATGGCGTTCCCCCGCGAAACTTTACTATCGAGGAGAAGTCGCGCGGCAACAACGAGCACAAAGGACTAAGACCCGAATTCCGTCCACCCGAGGGCCCACCAGACGGTCCGCCGCCGTTTTATCACTCGATACCACCCGGCGCGGTGTTCgtgccaccaccgccaccgccgagCAATCTGTCAGACTACGACGAGGAGGATCAGTCAATTTACTATCCGCCGCCGTACAGCTTCCACTATCCGCGAGACAATACAACCGCCGTGCCACCGGGACCGCTAGTGCCCGGCATCATACTACCACCGCCGCCGGACTTCTTCTCCTCCCTGGACGAGAAGAAGACCACGAAGAAGTACACAAAGCGACCGACGACGACTACACCGAGACCGCGGCCGACTTACCTACCGCCGAGGAAACTCACGACCAAGCAGTACAAGAACCCATCCGACACACCGATTCCGACGATTAAGACAATCTCCACGTCGATCAGTATGAAGGTCTCTTTCGGTCGTACGACTAAGAACGCTACAGACAGTTTCACGTCTAAGGAGAAAACGCCCACTGTAGAGGTGACGACAGTGACGTCCAAGAAACCGCACACTCTCGAGAACACAGAGATATACACCATCAGCCCCGTGATCGGCAATCAAGTGTCCGAGGCGACGACCCAACACAAGGACTGGTCCACCCTGGTGACCAACAAGGTACCGGTTCTCGCGTATTATCCGTCGACCACGCCGTCATCGCTGGAACGACCGGTGGAAGTGACGCCGGCCTCCATAAAGAGCATCATCACTACCAGTCAACCCGGTGATGGTCGCTCAGGCAATCACGCGTCCTACTACTTTTACGAGGAATCGAGCGACGAAAATTCGGGTCGCACAGCGGACCCGTCAACCGTTTACCACGAGACCACTACCAAGTCGCCGTATTACAACGTTGAAACGTCGCGATCACAGCAAACttctgagaagaaaaagcaTTACTACAATGTCGAGACGGTCGCACCGGTCAAAACATCGAGTGACTATAAGATGAAGCTGATCGACAACATCGTCAAGAACTCGCATACGTTCCACTACACCGATGATGCGGGAGTAACGCCATCGAAACACACGGACAGTACTTTGCAAGACCAGAATCAGCCCATGCTGGCCGACGAAGCGCCCGTGTACTATCAGCCCGCGCGCCCGAACCATTCGTTGTACTACACAACCCCGAAGCCGCAGACGTACTACCGACAGAACACGAAACCTAAGCCAATCTATCAATACAGCTTCCAGGTAGCGGATTACTCGAAACGTGGCGGTGGCCGCGGGACATCGTATCACGAGGAACAACTGCAGCTGCGGCAGCAACAGCAAGATGTGTCATACGGTGAATCGTACCAAGATGTTCAATCCGGTACTCTCGGTACTCGGCAATATGCCTACGAGGATATCAGCTCGCCGCGAGGACATCAGCAACCACCGCCGTTGAAACGCATACCGTACAGTAAGGCGCAACATCGACCACTCGTTTATCCTACGAGTGCTACCACGAGATATCCAATCGCGGACACAACAACGGCGAATCCGCAGCACGCCTACTTCACGCAGCAGGACGAGAGACTACTGGACGACGTAACAAAGGAGTACTTCACGATTTTCGGCAAGAAACTGCCGGACACGAGGATACCGAGTACGACTCCGATTTATGGGAAATCGAGCAGTACTACGGAGAAACCCTTGAACACTTACGTGTCTACAAACATCTACAAGACTGGTCAGTCGGTGACCCACAAGGCACCCAACGTGAAGGTACGCTATGGCGATCAATCGCAACGACCGTATTCCCTGAAAGACGACACTTTGGTGAACTATCGAAGACCCTTGCCGCCGATTAATCCAGATAGCGAGTTCATCGAGGTGATCGAGCCGAAACCTCGGCCACACCAATCTCCCGCTTCGTTATCCGACTACGAGTTGCGGACGGAGAACTACCGATTGCGGAATCCGACTTCTCGTTACGCAGTGCATGGAACGGTACAGCCGACTGGGCACACGAACAATTTCGTACCAGTGGTTGGGTCGAGAGAAGAACTGGAGGATGTTGGGGAGCCCGTGTCGCTGCTGGACGACATCGAGGTCAACTATAGGGAGCCGCGTCCCGCCGTGAACCCCGACGCGGAATTCATCGATCCCGTCACCGTGCAGGACAATCATTCGGACAATCCGAACGCGTACTTCGCGTACCGGCTACCCGGAGACGTCGGCCACTTCTACTTCCTGACGCCGCAGGCGGTCACGCAACGGCAGGACGACGGTTACATCTATCCAAAGCCGCGGGGACCGAGATTACGGAGGCGGCGTCGAGGTGACGCCTGA